From Cecembia calidifontis, one genomic window encodes:
- a CDS encoding APC family permease produces MLKRGIQKWDLVFLIINSVIGAGIFALPAKVFALSGIYSVLAFLVCALVMMVLILVFAEVSSRFEQTGGPYLYTLKAFGPIPAFVIGWLLMLTRLFSYATLINLLVLYLSFFSEIFNQTEVRIGMILFITGLITYVNWIGVKNTARISNILTVAKLFPLAVFILVGLFFIDFDLIEPGPLPSWSDFSASTLLLIFAFGGFEAGLVNSGEIVEPKKNLPFGLITAAAIIAGFYIMIQVVSIGTLPDLASSDKPLADAASGFMGWYGGMFITIGAVISIMGTLNVQILSGSRLPFALSLEDQLPKFFGKVHPRFATPFVSLAFFASLVAFVAIVWGFMSSLAVSVISRLILYGMVSAALIRLRQIQPEGNHFKIPYGNYLAIGGIVATLWLLSGSQAEELWDTLLWTGLGLLIFAIHRILSKSRTKK; encoded by the coding sequence ATGCTCAAACGTGGAATCCAGAAATGGGATTTGGTATTTTTGATCATCAATTCAGTTATCGGAGCAGGGATTTTTGCATTGCCTGCCAAGGTCTTTGCCCTTTCCGGTATTTATTCAGTACTGGCATTTTTGGTCTGCGCCTTGGTAATGATGGTCCTGATTTTGGTTTTTGCAGAGGTGAGTTCCAGGTTTGAGCAGACAGGTGGACCTTATCTGTATACCCTCAAAGCTTTTGGCCCCATTCCAGCATTTGTTATTGGTTGGCTATTGATGCTCACCCGGCTGTTTAGCTATGCCACTTTGATCAATCTATTGGTGTTATATCTTTCCTTCTTTTCTGAGATCTTCAACCAAACAGAGGTCCGGATAGGGATGATCCTATTCATCACAGGACTGATTACCTATGTCAATTGGATAGGAGTCAAAAACACAGCAAGAATCAGCAATATTCTGACGGTAGCCAAACTTTTCCCCTTGGCTGTTTTTATCTTAGTGGGGCTGTTTTTTATCGATTTTGATTTGATTGAACCTGGGCCTTTACCCTCTTGGTCAGACTTTTCTGCATCAACCTTATTGTTGATTTTTGCTTTTGGAGGGTTTGAAGCAGGCTTGGTCAACAGTGGGGAAATTGTGGAGCCCAAAAAAAACCTACCCTTTGGACTGATCACGGCTGCGGCCATTATAGCGGGATTTTATATCATGATCCAAGTGGTATCCATCGGTACTTTGCCGGATCTGGCCAGCTCTGATAAGCCTTTAGCCGACGCGGCCTCTGGCTTTATGGGTTGGTATGGGGGCATGTTTATCACCATTGGAGCGGTGATTTCCATCATGGGAACCTTGAACGTGCAGATATTGAGCGGCTCAAGGCTTCCCTTTGCCTTGAGTCTCGAAGATCAGTTGCCCAAGTTTTTTGGCAAGGTCCATCCACGCTTTGCAACTCCTTTTGTATCTCTTGCTTTTTTCGCTTCTTTGGTAGCATTTGTGGCAATCGTCTGGGGTTTTATGAGTTCATTGGCTGTATCCGTGATTTCCAGATTAATCCTATACGGCATGGTATCGGCAGCTTTGATCCGGTTACGTCAGATCCAACCTGAAGGAAACCATTTCAAGATACCCTATGGCAATTACCTGGCCATCGGAGGTATAGTAGCTACCCTATGGCTACTTTCCGGAAGTCAGGCAGAGGAATTATGGGATACGCTTTTGTGGACGGGGTTGGGCTTACTCATTTTTGCCATCCATCGGATTTTGAGTAAATCCAGAACAAAGAAATAA
- a CDS encoding NAD(P)H-dependent glycerol-3-phosphate dehydrogenase: MTSRNSSKEKSIGVVGMGSFGTAIANILAEKSKVIAFARRSEVVDEINHKHQVEGLPIHPGIVGTFDPEFLCNSCDIIFFMVPSAAFQEVIRSFSPYLYPYHLVIHGTKGLCLDLPEGQTLEDVGKITRENILTMSEVILKETVAIRVGCLAGPNLARELYEGQPAATVVASKYNEVILEGQRLLRTDKFQVYGNSDIVGVELSGVLKNIIAIAAGALAGMGLGENAKGLLISRGMVELVYLGNALGGSVKSFIGLAGIGDLVATCNSTLSRNFTVGYRLAKGEKLEDIQASMEEVAEGINTIRLMKAFVEGTGMRAPITENLYKVLFEDLKIEEALQYLMKYPFSVDVDFL, from the coding sequence ATGACCTCGAGAAACTCTTCTAAAGAAAAATCCATTGGCGTAGTGGGCATGGGGAGTTTTGGGACTGCCATTGCCAATATTTTGGCGGAGAAAAGCAAGGTAATCGCTTTTGCCAGAAGATCCGAAGTGGTGGATGAGATCAACCATAAACATCAGGTGGAAGGACTTCCCATCCACCCCGGAATCGTTGGTACATTTGACCCGGAATTTCTGTGCAATTCATGTGACATCATTTTTTTTATGGTGCCATCTGCTGCATTTCAGGAAGTTATCCGCTCTTTTTCCCCCTACCTTTATCCTTATCATCTGGTAATTCACGGTACCAAAGGATTGTGCCTCGATTTACCGGAAGGACAAACTTTGGAAGATGTAGGTAAAATTACCCGTGAAAACATCCTGACCATGAGCGAAGTGATTCTTAAAGAAACGGTAGCTATCCGGGTGGGGTGCCTGGCAGGTCCTAACTTGGCCAGGGAATTATACGAAGGACAACCTGCAGCTACTGTAGTGGCCAGTAAATACAACGAAGTCATCTTAGAAGGCCAAAGGTTACTGAGAACAGATAAATTTCAGGTCTATGGCAACTCCGATATAGTGGGTGTTGAATTGAGTGGGGTTTTAAAAAACATCATTGCCATAGCAGCCGGAGCGCTTGCCGGTATGGGCCTGGGGGAAAATGCCAAAGGATTATTGATCTCAAGGGGGATGGTTGAACTGGTTTACCTTGGAAATGCTTTAGGAGGCAGTGTTAAATCGTTCATAGGACTGGCAGGTATCGGGGATTTGGTTGCAACCTGTAATTCCACCTTGTCCAGAAACTTCACCGTAGGTTACCGCCTTGCAAAAGGCGAAAAATTAGAAGACATTCAAGCTTCTATGGAAGAGGTAGCTGAAGGTATCAATACCATCCGTCTGATGAAGGCCTTTGTGGAAGGTACAGGCATGCGGGCCCCTATTACGGAAAACCTTTACAAAGTATTGTTTGAAGACTTGAAAATTGAAGAAGCCCTGCAATACCTGATGAAATATCCATTTAGCGTTGATGTGGATTTCCTTTGA
- a CDS encoding DUF5060 domain-containing protein: MTYRSIYLAFLIWLFSFPLQAQVIKSNYRQGITAQTEQWQVHDFIFQAKPKTSENPFDVTFGAIYTGPDGDKMDVPGFFDGNNQWVSRFSASKSGAWTFETYSTRPELSGLRGSIMVKENTRPNQKGAVLIDNKNPQAFVYEDGSSHFILAFELDWLFALDYHNPKHIPRTEKILDDIAANGFNHVVMNVFAYDVGWKIADNVPEEYFFGRPNYGIFEGGNQTPDFNKLNLALFQHLDRVFLAMQQRGLDAHLMIYVWNKKVNWPDMYSKADNLYFDYVISRYQAFNNIIWDISKEALDYGRCDIPYLHERISRVRSKDAFKRLVTVHDYEYNSRHEDKVDFVSIQSWRPNLYSLMLQGRQFHSKPVVNIEHGGYEQGPYVSFLGNYTNAETCLERTYECVFAGVYGSYYWQDAAWNIVIWDALEEKHDFNSPRYDYYKHLAGLFKKYNFNEFKPSVPKLTTNDKGGNDNLATNGFGLYDDKGKYLMLIPKETERTNVIIPRPESGKIIVSWMNPFTGEFRDKGEMNWSGWMEMISPWQYEMSILMIENKK, encoded by the coding sequence ATGACTTACCGTTCAATTTATCTGGCCTTTCTCATTTGGCTCTTTTCCTTCCCCTTGCAGGCCCAGGTCATAAAATCCAATTACCGTCAGGGAATAACGGCCCAGACAGAACAATGGCAGGTTCACGATTTCATCTTCCAAGCAAAACCAAAAACTTCAGAAAACCCCTTTGATGTGACTTTTGGGGCCATCTACACAGGTCCCGATGGAGATAAGATGGATGTCCCCGGTTTTTTTGATGGCAACAATCAATGGGTTTCCAGATTTTCGGCATCAAAATCAGGGGCTTGGACTTTTGAAACCTACTCCACAAGACCGGAGTTAAGCGGTCTCAGGGGTTCCATAATGGTAAAAGAAAATACCCGGCCCAACCAAAAAGGAGCCGTCTTAATCGATAATAAAAACCCACAGGCATTTGTCTACGAAGATGGCTCTTCCCACTTTATATTGGCTTTTGAACTTGATTGGCTTTTTGCTTTGGACTATCATAATCCCAAGCACATTCCGAGAACTGAAAAAATCTTGGATGATATCGCAGCTAATGGCTTCAACCATGTGGTGATGAATGTTTTCGCTTACGATGTGGGTTGGAAAATTGCGGACAATGTGCCTGAGGAGTATTTTTTTGGCAGGCCAAACTACGGGATTTTTGAAGGGGGTAATCAAACACCAGACTTCAACAAACTCAATCTTGCTTTATTCCAACATTTGGACAGGGTGTTTTTGGCAATGCAGCAAAGAGGCCTGGATGCCCACCTCATGATCTATGTTTGGAACAAAAAAGTCAATTGGCCTGACATGTACAGCAAAGCGGACAATCTTTATTTTGATTATGTGATCAGTAGGTACCAAGCGTTTAACAATATTATCTGGGATATTTCAAAAGAAGCATTGGATTATGGACGCTGTGATATCCCTTATCTTCATGAACGCATCAGCAGGGTAAGGTCAAAGGATGCCTTTAAAAGACTGGTTACTGTACATGACTATGAATACAACTCCAGGCATGAAGACAAAGTGGACTTTGTATCAATTCAAAGCTGGAGACCCAATCTTTATTCATTGATGCTTCAGGGGAGACAGTTTCATAGCAAACCGGTTGTCAATATTGAACATGGTGGATATGAACAGGGTCCTTATGTATCTTTTTTAGGTAACTACACCAATGCAGAAACCTGCTTGGAAAGGACTTATGAATGCGTTTTCGCAGGGGTTTACGGCTCATATTATTGGCAGGATGCAGCCTGGAATATTGTGATCTGGGACGCTTTGGAAGAAAAGCATGATTTTAATTCCCCCAGATATGATTACTACAAACATTTGGCAGGACTTTTTAAAAAATATAATTTTAATGAATTTAAACCATCAGTTCCTAAACTGACTACCAATGATAAAGGAGGAAATGACAACCTGGCTACCAATGGTTTTGGACTGTATGATGATAAAGGCAAATACCTGATGCTTATCCCTAAGGAAACAGAAAGGACCAATGTCATCATCCCTAGACCGGAATCCGGGAAAATCATAGTCAGTTGGATGAACCCATTTACTGGAGAATTCCGGGATAAAGGAGAAATGAACTGGTCAGGCTGGATGGAAATGATCAGCCCATGGCAGTATGAAATGAGTATTCTGATGATCGAAAACAAAAAATAG
- a CDS encoding polyprenyl synthetase family protein: MKPDLKQIQAPIQTEMEEFEKKFRDFMKSKVKLLDHITNYIVRRKGKQMRPMFVFLTAGVSGGITEASYRGAALIELLHTATLVHDDVVDDANYRRGFFSVNALWKNKIAVLVGDYLLSRGLLLSVDNNDFDLLKIVSNAVREMSEGELLQIAKARKLDITEDVYYTIIRQKTASLIASCCAVGAATSGASQEMIEQMRIFGEKVGMAFQIKDDLFDYGEDEIGKPLGIDIKEKKMTLPLIYALNNASWLEKRKIIYLIRNKNEDKKAVNEVIAFVKKSGGLNYATGVMNRFLEEALDLLKSFPASDYKTSLEGLVRFTIERKK; encoded by the coding sequence ATGAAGCCCGACCTTAAACAGATACAAGCCCCCATACAAACCGAAATGGAGGAATTCGAGAAGAAATTCCGTGACTTTATGAAAAGTAAGGTCAAGCTTCTCGATCATATCACCAATTATATTGTCAGAAGAAAAGGCAAGCAGATGCGGCCTATGTTTGTTTTTCTGACAGCCGGGGTGAGTGGAGGAATAACGGAAGCTTCTTACAGGGGGGCAGCACTGATTGAACTTCTGCATACGGCCACGCTTGTCCATGATGATGTGGTAGATGATGCCAATTACAGGAGGGGCTTTTTTTCGGTCAATGCCCTCTGGAAAAACAAAATAGCGGTCTTGGTTGGGGATTATCTGCTTTCAAGAGGCTTATTGCTCAGCGTGGACAACAATGATTTTGATTTGCTTAAGATTGTTTCCAATGCGGTAAGGGAAATGTCCGAGGGAGAATTGTTGCAGATAGCCAAAGCCAGGAAATTGGATATTACTGAGGATGTTTATTACACCATCATCCGACAAAAAACAGCCAGCCTGATTGCGTCCTGCTGTGCAGTAGGTGCTGCCACTTCTGGGGCAAGTCAGGAAATGATCGAGCAAATGAGGATCTTTGGCGAGAAGGTTGGCATGGCTTTTCAGATCAAAGATGACCTTTTCGATTACGGGGAGGACGAAATAGGCAAACCGCTTGGCATTGATATCAAAGAAAAGAAGATGACATTGCCTTTGATCTATGCTCTGAACAATGCCTCTTGGCTGGAAAAAAGAAAAATCATTTACCTTATCCGAAACAAAAATGAGGATAAGAAAGCTGTTAATGAAGTAATAGCATTTGTCAAAAAATCAGGTGGATTGAATTATGCCACAGGCGTGATGAACAGGTTCTTGGAGGAAGCATTGGATTTGTTGAAATCCTTTCCTGCCTCTGACTACAAAACCTCATTGGAAGGTCTGGTGCGGTTTACCATTGAAAGGAAGAAATGA
- a CDS encoding TlpA disulfide reductase family protein: MLQKKIRWILLSSLTLNLFSCVKEQKTAFDLSGLYRASIEITTDEVPFFLNLKKSGEKWAAEILNGDEVLNYDEVYVEGDSIRIVMGIFDAEIKAKMMENGTLHGVFVKNFSSGYSIPFFAEKGELPRFPTTQTPEFDFSGKWKTVFDDGNGKSYEAIALFEQKGNKLTGTFLTKLGDYRFLEGNVEGNMFYLSAFDGSHVYYFEGRAENNGSISGKFRSGPKYQETFVAERNETFELPDAYSMNYLKEGFDKFTFTFPDVDGKMVSLEDEQFKNKVVLVQLFGTWCPNCMDETKFLAEWYKKNKSKGVEIIALAFETKADFDYASERVRKTKERMGAEYTFLIAGESNKEKALEALPALNQIIAFPTLIYLDKSGQVKKIHTGFNGPGTGGHYHRWVEEHENLIKELLLEP, translated from the coding sequence ATGTTACAGAAAAAAATTAGATGGATCCTATTATCCTCCCTTACCTTGAACCTATTTTCTTGTGTCAAAGAGCAGAAAACTGCGTTTGACCTATCAGGTCTTTATCGGGCAAGTATTGAAATCACCACTGATGAAGTCCCTTTTTTCCTCAACCTGAAAAAAAGTGGGGAAAAGTGGGCGGCAGAAATTCTCAATGGTGATGAAGTTTTAAATTATGATGAAGTATATGTTGAGGGAGATTCTATCAGGATTGTGATGGGAATATTTGACGCAGAGATCAAAGCTAAAATGATGGAAAACGGGACTCTGCATGGAGTGTTTGTAAAGAATTTTTCCTCAGGATATAGCATCCCTTTCTTTGCAGAGAAAGGGGAACTGCCCCGGTTCCCAACTACTCAAACACCTGAATTTGATTTTAGTGGAAAATGGAAGACGGTATTCGATGACGGAAACGGTAAGTCCTACGAGGCTATTGCCTTATTTGAGCAAAAAGGCAATAAATTAACAGGCACCTTTCTGACCAAGCTAGGAGATTACAGGTTTTTGGAAGGAAACGTGGAAGGGAACATGTTTTATCTCAGCGCTTTTGATGGAAGTCATGTGTATTATTTTGAAGGCAGGGCAGAAAACAATGGCAGCATCAGCGGAAAATTCAGAAGCGGCCCAAAATACCAGGAAACATTTGTTGCTGAAAGAAACGAAACTTTTGAGCTTCCTGATGCCTATTCCATGAATTACCTGAAAGAAGGATTCGACAAATTCACCTTCACCTTCCCTGATGTGGATGGCAAAATGGTCTCATTGGAAGATGAGCAATTCAAAAACAAAGTAGTACTGGTCCAGCTTTTTGGAACATGGTGCCCTAATTGCATGGATGAAACCAAGTTTTTGGCAGAGTGGTACAAAAAAAACAAATCAAAGGGAGTTGAGATTATTGCTTTGGCATTTGAAACCAAAGCAGATTTTGATTATGCCAGTGAAAGAGTTAGAAAAACCAAGGAGCGGATGGGGGCTGAGTACACCTTTTTGATTGCAGGAGAAAGCAATAAAGAAAAAGCTTTAGAAGCTCTACCTGCCCTGAATCAAATAATTGCTTTTCCAACACTGATCTATCTGGATAAGTCCGGTCAAGTGAAAAAAATCCATACAGGTTTTAATGGTCCTGGCACAGGAGGGCATTACCACCGTTGGGTAGAAGAACATGAAAATCTGATAAAAGAACTATTGCTTGAGCCGTAA
- a CDS encoding 1-acyl-sn-glycerol-3-phosphate acyltransferase, with amino-acid sequence MSEGYIKHQYEPILPQKDEWPVVKLSKNRKEFVRQVAEASKKAILEITGNNVDLLKEELETTLYREKLRMKQNPWAVDPDDEKDFWRKVKLVLVQTSSDSALTKTQKKKKYHEILEDITMRYAEEIASNFIHTHYKVTRRIVTFGFARLLNAARVKGIKSLFSNQYTLQDKIQIVGETDQIRELASKGTIVMVPTHFSNLDSILIGWIISVLGLPPFIYGAGLNLFNIGIFAYFMNALGAYKVDRRKKNLLYLETLKTYSSEAIQAGVHSLFFPGGTRSRSGMIEKKLKLGLLSTAVEAQRANYQKAKNDAGGKVFIVPVTINYHFVLEAPSLIQEYLTMTGQERYYAERDEFSTSYKISKFLVKFFTKGSDISVTIGKAMDVLGNYVDNAGNSFDRHGRKINTRDYFISNGAVTVDTQREEEYTNHLGRRIVEEFHLNNRVFSSHLVAFTAFQMIKQDNKKLDLYNLLRLPEEDIFIVYVEFREACQMVLDKIFELEAEGRLQVAPHLRQDIDSIISHGLDNVGMYHAKRPLIKNKNGNIETQDLSVLYFYHNRLIGYDLEKLF; translated from the coding sequence TTGTCGGAAGGATACATCAAACATCAGTATGAACCCATTCTCCCCCAAAAGGATGAATGGCCAGTGGTTAAGCTGAGCAAAAACAGGAAAGAATTTGTCAGGCAGGTTGCGGAAGCCAGTAAAAAGGCTATTTTGGAGATTACCGGAAACAATGTTGACCTGCTAAAGGAGGAGTTGGAAACCACCCTATACCGGGAGAAGCTGAGGATGAAACAGAACCCTTGGGCCGTGGATCCGGATGATGAAAAAGATTTCTGGAGAAAAGTAAAACTGGTTTTGGTACAGACCAGCTCGGACAGTGCACTGACCAAGACGCAGAAAAAGAAAAAATACCATGAAATTCTGGAGGATATTACCATGCGCTATGCAGAGGAAATCGCCAGTAATTTTATCCATACGCACTACAAAGTTACTAGGAGGATCGTTACTTTTGGGTTTGCCAGGCTCTTAAATGCAGCAAGGGTCAAAGGGATCAAATCGCTATTCAGCAACCAATACACACTTCAGGACAAAATTCAGATTGTAGGAGAAACGGATCAAATCCGTGAGTTAGCCTCTAAAGGAACGATTGTAATGGTTCCTACCCATTTTTCCAATTTGGACAGTATCCTGATCGGATGGATCATTTCAGTGTTGGGTCTGCCTCCTTTCATTTATGGCGCTGGACTGAACCTCTTCAATATTGGCATTTTTGCCTATTTTATGAATGCACTGGGCGCCTATAAGGTAGACAGGAGAAAGAAAAACCTGCTTTATCTGGAAACCCTGAAAACCTATTCTTCTGAAGCTATTCAGGCGGGAGTCCACAGCCTTTTCTTTCCGGGCGGAACCCGCTCCAGAAGTGGAATGATAGAAAAGAAATTAAAACTGGGTTTGCTGAGCACGGCAGTTGAAGCACAAAGGGCAAATTACCAGAAAGCAAAAAATGATGCTGGGGGTAAGGTATTTATTGTACCCGTGACCATCAATTACCACTTTGTATTGGAAGCTCCGAGCCTGATCCAGGAATACCTCACCATGACCGGTCAGGAACGTTATTACGCAGAACGGGATGAGTTTTCCACCTCCTATAAGATTTCAAAATTCCTGGTCAAATTCTTTACCAAAGGTTCGGACATCTCAGTGACAATAGGAAAGGCGATGGATGTTCTTGGCAATTATGTGGATAATGCTGGGAACAGTTTTGACCGGCATGGAAGAAAAATAAATACCAGGGATTATTTTATTTCCAATGGAGCGGTTACAGTGGATACACAGCGCGAGGAAGAGTACACCAATCATTTGGGCAGGAGGATAGTAGAAGAATTTCATCTCAACAACAGGGTATTCAGCTCCCATTTAGTGGCTTTTACAGCCTTCCAAATGATCAAGCAGGATAACAAAAAACTTGATCTGTATAACTTATTGAGATTGCCTGAAGAGGACATTTTCATCGTCTACGTTGAATTTAGGGAGGCTTGTCAGATGGTTTTGGATAAAATTTTCGAATTGGAAGCAGAGGGAAGACTTCAGGTAGCTCCACATTTGAGACAGGATATTGATAGTATTATCAGCCATGGTCTGGACAATGTGGGGATGTACCATGCCAAAAGACCATTGATCAAAAACAAGAACGGCAATATAGAGACACAGGATTTATCGGTATTGTATTTTTACCACAACAGATTGATAGGATATGACCTCGAGAAACTCTTCTAA
- a CDS encoding nucleoside hydrolase has protein sequence MKSYQNKIKWSFLGVMLLSLLFLSYPGFSQKQKVWLDSDTGNEMDDLYAIVRLLKEPSVEVMGLSSAHFNNPDLLVFEKWNAYDTKHLNTLEDSQRLNELILNTMGLSHIPHPKGADRQVGRAWGGTEPRDSPAAQKIIQTVKSLPEGEKLDIITLGALTNIASAIILEPEILPKIRVFALGARYNQQTRAWSKNEFNIRNDLNAFDYLLDLTGLDITVMPIETALPLKFDREATYERTNNNIPIEKILADRWREQNPQDKTRVMWDLALVGAYLLPQHSEMLLVNCPPENKSFTVRVYSKIDQDALMEDFWKVLKQ, from the coding sequence ATGAAAAGTTACCAAAATAAAATCAAATGGTCCTTTCTGGGTGTAATGTTGCTATCGTTGCTTTTCTTGTCTTATCCCGGATTTTCCCAAAAACAAAAGGTGTGGCTGGATTCAGATACCGGCAATGAGATGGATGACCTGTATGCCATTGTCAGGCTTTTGAAAGAGCCTTCTGTGGAAGTGATGGGACTGAGTTCTGCTCATTTCAACAACCCCGACCTCTTGGTTTTCGAAAAATGGAATGCCTATGATACTAAGCACCTCAACACCCTGGAGGACTCACAAAGACTGAATGAACTCATTCTTAACACCATGGGCTTGTCCCATATACCTCATCCAAAAGGAGCAGACCGACAGGTCGGTCGGGCTTGGGGAGGGACAGAACCCAGAGATTCTCCCGCAGCCCAAAAAATCATACAAACCGTCAAATCCCTCCCCGAAGGTGAAAAATTGGACATCATTACCCTAGGAGCATTGACCAATATTGCGTCTGCTATCATTTTGGAACCGGAAATTCTTCCTAAAATCAGGGTTTTTGCTTTGGGAGCCAGGTACAACCAACAAACCAGAGCCTGGAGTAAAAACGAATTCAATATCCGTAATGATCTCAATGCATTTGATTACCTGTTGGATCTTACCGGATTGGATATCACAGTTATGCCCATAGAAACTGCCCTTCCCTTGAAATTTGACCGGGAAGCAACCTATGAAAGAACAAATAACAATATTCCGATAGAAAAAATCCTGGCGGACAGATGGAGAGAACAAAATCCTCAGGATAAAACAAGGGTAATGTGGGATCTGGCCTTGGTAGGAGCCTATCTTTTGCCCCAACATTCGGAGATGCTGCTGGTAAACTGCCCTCCTGAAAACAAATCATTTACTGTTCGGGTCTATTCCAAAATAGATCAGGATGCCTTAATGGAAGATTTCTGGAAAGTTTTAAAACAATAA